From a region of the Paenibacillus lutimineralis genome:
- a CDS encoding HAD-IIB family hydrolase — protein sequence MKFVFDLDGTIIFSGKPLSVSMTQALDQLIAGGNEVVFASARPIRDLLPVLPTYMHQYPMVGGNGAFVANGGRILSTIHFDEQTKESIIELIGKYKAGYLIDSEWDYAYAGDEHHPIRRNLDPEHRAENRRLEQLNELVKAVILHSEEPEQMLDELQQLPVVIHMHGSENIIDISPIGVSKWAGLQALGLQSQQFIAFGNDANDISMFEQANHSVCVGDHTDLLKVASEQVLADEGQVIKRIEQFANTWFY from the coding sequence ATGAAGTTTGTGTTTGATTTGGACGGAACGATTATCTTCTCTGGCAAGCCTCTAAGTGTATCTATGACCCAGGCTCTTGATCAATTGATAGCTGGGGGGAATGAGGTTGTCTTCGCTTCTGCAAGACCGATCCGCGATCTGCTGCCAGTGCTGCCTACTTATATGCATCAATATCCAATGGTCGGGGGAAATGGGGCCTTTGTAGCGAATGGAGGCCGGATTCTCTCTACGATTCATTTCGATGAACAGACGAAGGAGAGCATCATCGAATTGATCGGGAAATATAAAGCGGGCTATCTTATCGATAGTGAATGGGATTATGCGTATGCCGGGGATGAGCATCATCCGATTCGGCGGAATCTTGATCCTGAGCATCGAGCAGAGAATAGGCGCTTGGAACAATTGAATGAACTGGTAAAGGCCGTTATTTTGCATAGCGAGGAGCCGGAACAGATGCTGGATGAGCTGCAACAGCTTCCGGTCGTTATTCATATGCACGGGTCTGAAAATATTATTGATATCAGTCCGATAGGCGTGAGCAAATGGGCCGGTCTTCAGGCGCTTGGCTTGCAGTCGCAGCAGTTCATCGCTTTCGGTAACGATGCCAATGACATCTCGATGTTTGAGCAAGCGAATCACTCCGTCTGCGTTGGAGATCATACAGATCTATTAAAAGTGGCAAGTGAGCAGGTTCTGGCGGATGAGGGGCAAGTGATTAAGAGAATAGAGCAGTTCGCTAATACATGGTTTTACTAG
- a CDS encoding ABC transporter permease: MPQATTEQPRPPASRQLKAHNKSLIRRLGKQWDVQLMVIPGIILVFIFSYLPMYGVLTGFMDYNLFTGANIWENPWVGFKHFVAFFNAPEFERLIRNTIIISLLKFFIGFPAPIILALMLNEVRHMMFKRVIQTITYLPHFLSWVIVAGLTMAMLSTENGSVNMILQQVGAIDEPINFLSLKQYFWSILVSVNVWKEIGFASIVYLAAIASVDPHLYEAADIDGASKFKQIYLITLPSIIPVVVIFMILAIGNLLNAGFEDILLLAANPVLRPVSDVIDTYVYRVGLGTHRYSYAIAIGLFKAIISIGMLTMANYLARRSGNSLW; the protein is encoded by the coding sequence ATGCCGCAAGCGACAACTGAACAGCCGCGTCCACCGGCGTCCCGGCAACTGAAAGCACATAACAAAAGCCTCATTAGGCGCTTAGGGAAGCAATGGGATGTCCAACTGATGGTCATTCCAGGAATTATTCTCGTTTTCATATTCTCCTATCTTCCGATGTACGGGGTATTAACTGGGTTTATGGATTATAACCTGTTCACGGGCGCGAACATTTGGGAGAATCCTTGGGTAGGATTTAAGCACTTTGTAGCCTTCTTCAATGCACCAGAGTTTGAGAGACTAATTCGCAATACAATTATTATCAGTTTATTGAAGTTCTTTATCGGTTTTCCAGCGCCCATTATACTTGCGCTTATGCTGAATGAAGTACGCCATATGATGTTCAAAAGAGTCATTCAGACGATTACCTATCTACCTCATTTTCTCTCCTGGGTTATTGTGGCCGGCCTGACCATGGCCATGCTCTCGACAGAGAACGGCAGTGTTAACATGATTCTGCAGCAAGTGGGAGCGATCGACGAACCGATTAATTTTCTCTCCTTGAAGCAATACTTCTGGTCCATTCTTGTATCGGTCAATGTGTGGAAAGAAATTGGATTTGCCTCGATTGTCTATTTGGCCGCGATCGCCAGCGTCGATCCTCATCTGTATGAAGCTGCGGATATTGACGGGGCAAGCAAGTTCAAGCAGATCTATCTGATCACACTGCCCTCTATTATACCTGTTGTCGTTATCTTCATGATTCTTGCGATTGGCAACCTGCTGAATGCGGGCTTCGAAGATATCTTGCTCTTGGCGGCGAATCCAGTGCTGAGGCCAGTGTCGGATGTCATTGATACTTATGTATATCGAGTAGGTCTCGGAACACACCGGTATTCCTACGCGATTGCGATCGGATTATTCAAAGCGATCATTAGTATCGGGATGCTTACGATGGCGAATTATCTGGCTCGCAGATCTGGTAACAGCCTATGGTAA
- a CDS encoding extracellular solute-binding protein yields the protein MRKMRKPLLVMASLCLVFATLLAGCSKSGDSNKPDPGTAKNEGQQQKNNNTTANNTDGKWVLGEKPLEFSAYAHYQNTDFPKWESTPIGKYLSEEKQVKINMIAAAGAHTQKLSAMMASDELPDMIWTDRDHPDVDRLYKAGKLVPFDDYLDKYPNLKTWMGDLNLLRHEDGKLYRFPNWYSSNPFGNAGYVINKKIYDELGKPKLETTDDLYDYLVKVKEKYGDSIVPFEPHRAQDMQGLGVLYTAFGEGALYTHLNSGLRAVPKDGKLTSVLTDPVFREAQKYIAKLYREKLISQDAFNQTEDQVLERVMTGRVAVFAGASPTDFAGEAQPELTKNDPDGGYFMIWPIHKPGLDKNKIYPGTYTSFGWNAAYITTAAKDPEAIFAFLDWYTGPEGMNVQFFGPEGKNWQGFDEEGKPNFTENYDPKEVADIQTKNNPVMFVGNTSYIDPAKYKYMANMPFEQQDWRTRYQQTITWPTQYNVTEFTGLNPAADSDEGIIQASVDEMFLEIYAKSVMAGSDEEVDKILDQGQKDLVSLGYDRLLEWRTVKWQENLAKMNKQ from the coding sequence ATGAGAAAGATGAGGAAGCCGCTTCTGGTCATGGCATCATTATGTCTCGTATTTGCTACGTTACTGGCTGGATGCAGTAAATCGGGTGATAGCAACAAGCCTGATCCTGGAACCGCCAAGAACGAAGGACAACAGCAGAAGAACAACAATACGACAGCAAATAATACGGATGGCAAATGGGTACTGGGGGAGAAGCCGTTGGAGTTTTCGGCTTATGCCCACTATCAGAATACCGATTTCCCCAAATGGGAGAGTACACCGATTGGCAAATACTTAAGTGAGGAGAAGCAGGTAAAGATCAATATGATTGCTGCAGCAGGAGCCCATACGCAGAAGCTTAGTGCAATGATGGCCTCTGATGAATTGCCCGATATGATCTGGACGGATCGTGATCATCCGGATGTCGACAGACTTTACAAGGCCGGAAAGCTTGTGCCGTTTGATGATTATCTCGATAAGTATCCTAATCTGAAGACATGGATGGGTGACTTGAATCTGCTCCGTCATGAAGATGGCAAGTTGTATAGGTTCCCGAACTGGTATTCATCTAATCCTTTTGGGAATGCAGGCTACGTCATTAACAAGAAAATCTATGACGAGCTTGGTAAGCCTAAACTCGAAACCACCGATGATTTGTATGACTATTTGGTCAAAGTCAAAGAGAAGTACGGTGACAGCATCGTTCCTTTCGAGCCACATCGTGCGCAGGATATGCAAGGGTTAGGGGTTCTATATACAGCGTTTGGTGAAGGCGCGTTGTATACACATCTCAACAGTGGGTTGCGCGCTGTTCCCAAAGACGGCAAGTTGACATCGGTACTGACAGATCCTGTGTTCCGTGAAGCTCAGAAATATATCGCTAAATTATACAGAGAGAAGCTCATTTCCCAGGACGCTTTTAACCAAACTGAAGATCAGGTGTTAGAGAGAGTGATGACCGGGCGCGTAGCGGTATTTGCGGGAGCTAGTCCGACGGACTTTGCTGGCGAAGCGCAACCGGAATTGACCAAAAATGATCCCGATGGCGGATATTTCATGATCTGGCCGATCCATAAGCCGGGTCTCGATAAGAACAAAATTTACCCAGGCACATACACCAGCTTTGGATGGAATGCAGCCTACATTACAACAGCCGCTAAAGACCCTGAAGCAATCTTCGCTTTCCTTGACTGGTACACTGGTCCTGAAGGGATGAACGTTCAATTCTTCGGTCCAGAAGGCAAGAACTGGCAGGGCTTCGACGAAGAAGGTAAACCGAACTTCACAGAGAATTACGATCCGAAGGAAGTCGCTGATATTCAGACCAAGAATAATCCGGTAATGTTCGTAGGGAATACGAGTTATATCGATCCTGCTAAATACAAATATATGGCAAATATGCCTTTTGAACAACAGGATTGGAGAACTCGCTACCAACAGACGATCACTTGGCCTACACAGTACAACGTAACCGAGTTTACGGGGCTAAATCCGGCTGCGGATTCGGATGAGGGAATCATTCAGGCATCTGTTGACGAAATGTTCCTGGAGATTTATGCGAAATCCGTTATGGCCGGAAGTGATGAGGAAGTAGATAAAATCCTCGATCAAGGTCAAAAAGATTTGGTGTCGCTTGGTTATGATAGACTTCTGGAATGGCGCACGGTTAAATGGCAGGAAAACTTAGCAAAAATGAATAAACAATAA
- a CDS encoding Crp/Fnr family transcriptional regulator — protein MKTKLDQRRIHDYIQKYHLEHIFPQPDKLPLQLRTYERGEIILREGADLDGIYFQVEGRTRVSSSVETGKSLLLRFCHPLSVFGDIELIQRVVIQSQVEAVQRTTFLFINKHTVDTVLMQEHGFLHELLRQLSYKLQTCTTASRVNLLASVEERFASYLLTTRQQNEFGKEILTPHISEIASLIGTTPRHLNRVIHKLMEMNVVIKEKRQLVISDWDQLEEISGGIRYE, from the coding sequence ATGAAGACGAAGCTTGATCAGAGACGTATTCACGACTATATCCAGAAATATCATCTGGAGCATATATTTCCACAGCCAGACAAGCTCCCTCTACAGCTTCGCACTTACGAACGTGGTGAGATCATACTACGCGAAGGAGCTGATTTAGACGGCATTTATTTTCAAGTTGAAGGCAGAACCCGGGTCTCGTCCAGTGTTGAGACAGGCAAATCGCTACTGCTGCGGTTCTGTCATCCTTTATCTGTATTTGGTGATATCGAGCTAATTCAGAGGGTTGTCATTCAGTCCCAAGTCGAAGCCGTTCAACGCACTACCTTCTTATTCATTAATAAGCATACGGTGGACACCGTGCTCATGCAGGAGCACGGCTTCTTACATGAGCTGCTGAGACAATTGTCTTACAAGCTGCAAACCTGCACCACTGCTTCAAGAGTAAATTTGTTAGCCTCGGTGGAGGAACGCTTCGCTAGCTACCTATTGACGACAAGGCAACAGAATGAATTCGGCAAAGAGATTCTGACCCCGCACATTTCTGAGATTGCTTCATTAATCGGTACCACTCCACGGCATCTTAACCGTGTTATTCACAAGCTAATGGAAATGAACGTGGTCATCAAAGAGAAGAGGCAGCTCGTCATTTCAGACTGGGATCAACTAGAGGAAATATCGGGTGGCATTCGTTATGAGTAG
- a CDS encoding GNAT family N-acetyltransferase encodes MKLFPQLETERFILRKLTAADAGDLFHYFSNDEVTKYYEVESFVELKQAQDLIQSWNSRYIKKIGFRWAIAEKYSNKVIGTCGYRNWVKDHYKAEVTFELNPIYWGQGVMSEVLQEIMRFGFEDLGLNRIEAYIDPDNIRSRYLLEKTGFYEEGYLKQCFYEKSQFVDAVLFSLLKEQYREKNVR; translated from the coding sequence ATGAAGCTGTTCCCTCAGTTAGAAACGGAAAGATTTATTCTACGCAAGCTGACGGCGGCGGATGCCGGCGATTTATTCCATTATTTCTCCAATGATGAAGTAACCAAGTATTATGAGGTAGAGAGCTTCGTAGAACTAAAGCAGGCGCAGGATCTAATACAGTCGTGGAACAGCCGTTATATCAAGAAGATAGGGTTCCGTTGGGCGATTGCAGAGAAGTACAGCAATAAAGTGATCGGTACGTGCGGTTATCGCAATTGGGTAAAAGATCATTACAAAGCAGAGGTTACCTTCGAGCTTAATCCGATCTACTGGGGACAGGGAGTGATGTCCGAGGTGCTGCAGGAGATTATGCGCTTTGGCTTCGAGGACCTTGGTCTGAACCGCATTGAAGCCTACATTGATCCTGACAATATCAGATCCAGATATTTGCTGGAGAAGACTGGATTTTATGAAGAAGGCTATCTGAAACAATGCTTCTATGAAAAAAGTCAGTTCGTCGATGCCGTATTATTTTCCTTGCTAAAGGAACAGTATCGGGAGAAAAATGTAAGATGA
- a CDS encoding response regulator, producing MYKVLLVDDEELDLEGMKRFIPWSDLGMEVKGSVNNALSACEIIEKETIDILVSDVNMPYMSGLELARIALERKPNIRIIFVSGYQEFSYVQQALSLKAYNYVLKPMNDRELISSLLKVKRDLDEEIKQREVELAYREMIPIVKSDILIRLLEREEESEESISHMMKSYGFDQMTWPIRVAVIELDNLHWRQAGDFTSQRKMSRIFLQKMHESIKGLGMIPYCKLTSERIALLLEDASVSQTVSTLIERVQPHLATSITAGIGESAHAMDQLHMSYRQAVEAVEGKMFLGKGNVIKYEDVSAEPGMLDARMLEERMTTLLKAMEEYELVQICDELEKLFGTITSLRSRFTVHNMSNYIIWKLDQYLSSKNEDLFELLGMEIHHLDILMKFETISDIRSWFRQRMFEISERLYEKTNSKDSKFIRNVVSLMKERMSENITIKDFAEHFSFSPSHIGFLIKEKSGNTFNELLVQLRMEKACELLRQPGVKIYEVADQVGYRYLPYFSRQFKEKFGLTPLEYRKRETE from the coding sequence ATGTATAAGGTATTGCTAGTAGACGATGAGGAGCTTGATTTGGAAGGGATGAAGCGATTTATTCCTTGGTCCGATCTGGGCATGGAAGTGAAGGGGAGCGTTAACAATGCTCTTTCGGCCTGTGAAATCATTGAGAAGGAAACGATTGATATTCTAGTTAGTGATGTCAATATGCCTTACATGTCTGGGCTTGAGCTGGCACGGATTGCCCTGGAACGTAAACCCAATATCCGGATCATATTTGTCAGCGGGTATCAGGAATTCAGTTATGTACAGCAAGCGTTGTCCCTGAAAGCATATAACTATGTACTGAAGCCAATGAATGACAGGGAGTTAATTTCTTCACTACTGAAGGTAAAGAGGGATCTGGATGAGGAAATCAAGCAGCGCGAGGTAGAGTTGGCGTATCGGGAGATGATTCCTATTGTTAAAAGCGATATTTTGATTCGTCTGCTCGAAAGAGAAGAAGAGTCTGAAGAATCAATCTCCCATATGATGAAGTCATACGGGTTCGATCAGATGACCTGGCCGATTCGCGTAGCGGTCATAGAACTGGATAATTTACATTGGCGGCAAGCAGGGGACTTTACTTCACAACGGAAGATGTCGAGGATATTCCTGCAGAAAATGCATGAGAGTATCAAGGGGCTTGGCATGATCCCATACTGCAAGCTTACTTCAGAGCGGATTGCGTTATTATTGGAAGATGCTTCAGTGAGTCAAACGGTTAGCACTTTGATCGAAAGAGTACAGCCACATTTAGCAACATCGATTACAGCGGGAATTGGGGAATCCGCACATGCGATGGATCAGTTGCATATGTCCTACCGGCAAGCGGTAGAGGCAGTTGAAGGGAAGATGTTCCTGGGCAAAGGGAATGTGATCAAGTATGAGGATGTAAGCGCTGAACCGGGGATGCTTGATGCACGAATGCTGGAGGAACGGATGACCACTCTTTTGAAAGCAATGGAGGAGTACGAGCTTGTGCAAATTTGCGACGAGCTGGAGAAATTGTTCGGAACAATCACAAGTCTGCGCTCGCGATTTACCGTTCATAATATGTCCAACTATATCATCTGGAAGCTTGATCAGTATTTAAGCAGTAAGAATGAAGATTTGTTTGAGCTGCTAGGTATGGAAATTCACCATCTAGATATTTTGATGAAATTTGAGACTATCAGCGATATACGTTCATGGTTTAGACAGCGTATGTTTGAAATTTCAGAGCGCCTGTATGAGAAGACCAATTCGAAGGACAGTAAGTTCATCCGGAATGTAGTTAGCTTGATGAAGGAACGGATGAGCGAAAATATTACAATAAAAGATTTTGCCGAGCATTTTTCTTTTTCGCCTAGCCATATTGGATTTTTGATTAAAGAGAAGTCAGGTAATACCTTCAATGAGTTGCTTGTGCAACTGCGCATGGAGAAGGCGTGTGAGCTGCTAAGACAGCCCGGAGTGAAAATCTATGAAGTGGCCGATCAGGTAGGGTACCGGTATCTCCCTTATTTCAGCAGACAATTCAAAGAGAAGTTCGGTCTGACTCCGTTGGAATATCGAAAGCGAGAGACCGAATGA
- a CDS encoding cache domain-containing sensor histidine kinase has protein sequence MKGIWAPFVKVDKKRLGYIPIGYKLMLTFLVFILLLVSANFYISHSMYDASMRKQTRANIQGTLMQIRDNVAYKVDDIVQTSATIYDDRALILSIRRKESGFDIYNRMSKVITPKLESASKAVGLNLRLSVYFHNETIRESYHIWGEEDNKDFDEQTIDIYHISRIKNKFWYFTLPAERYNETMQWRQVEEDERDGRISFIRRMVNMSNPLNIEEVGVMRFSVRISELFESVDYTKLGEGSRLAVVDPYDNVVYASGSTIEQNTQNYLTIEENLPQQNWKIVAQVPLNIIEQEAERVRTVFIVICLVCVVLFAYAGFIVSHSFSKRITKIVSVLNSFREGNLHKRITYRGKGEFAQIANALNAMGEDFEALINKVYLTQLQKKEAELEMLQSQINPHFLYNTLSSINQLAKFGEMEKLQSMVVQLAQFYRLTLNSGKTMIPIAAEIDQAMAYVDIQKVKYGRRMEVSFDIDTDIWPYETVKLILQPFIENVLKHAWSGDRIHIRISVMKEGNSIVYRIIDDGLGMKAERINEIFDPRDDSHVGCGIRNIDQRVKLHYGNEYGVSIFSRVGIGTSVQIRIPARKRKLRERSED, from the coding sequence ATGAAGGGAATCTGGGCACCATTCGTTAAGGTTGATAAAAAAAGGCTGGGATACATACCGATCGGATACAAGTTAATGCTTACCTTTTTGGTGTTTATACTTCTGCTTGTCTCGGCAAACTTTTATATCTCACATTCAATGTATGACGCTAGTATGCGTAAACAGACCCGTGCGAACATCCAGGGAACGCTGATGCAGATACGTGATAATGTGGCCTACAAAGTGGATGATATCGTTCAGACTTCCGCTACGATCTATGATGATCGTGCTCTTATCCTGAGTATTCGCCGGAAGGAGTCAGGCTTTGATATATATAATCGCATGTCGAAGGTGATTACACCGAAGCTGGAGAGCGCCTCGAAGGCGGTAGGATTAAATTTACGATTGTCCGTCTATTTTCATAATGAGACGATCCGTGAAAGCTACCATATATGGGGTGAAGAGGATAATAAGGATTTTGATGAGCAGACAATTGACATCTATCATATCAGTCGGATTAAGAATAAGTTCTGGTATTTTACGCTGCCAGCAGAAAGATACAATGAGACGATGCAGTGGAGACAAGTGGAAGAGGATGAGAGAGATGGGCGCATCTCATTTATTCGCCGTATGGTTAATATGAGCAATCCGCTCAACATTGAGGAAGTTGGTGTCATGCGATTTAGTGTGCGTATATCGGAGCTGTTCGAAAGCGTCGATTATACAAAGCTCGGGGAGGGCAGCAGGCTAGCGGTCGTAGACCCTTATGACAATGTGGTCTATGCTTCGGGAAGCACCATTGAGCAGAATACGCAGAATTATTTGACGATTGAAGAGAACCTGCCTCAGCAAAACTGGAAGATTGTTGCTCAGGTTCCGCTTAATATCATTGAACAGGAAGCCGAGCGGGTTCGCACTGTTTTTATTGTCATTTGCTTAGTATGCGTAGTGTTGTTTGCCTATGCGGGCTTTATAGTCTCTCATTCATTCTCCAAGAGAATTACGAAGATTGTATCGGTACTAAATTCATTCCGGGAAGGGAATCTTCACAAACGGATTACTTACCGCGGAAAGGGAGAGTTTGCCCAAATCGCGAACGCCTTGAATGCTATGGGTGAGGATTTTGAAGCACTAATTAATAAAGTGTATTTGACCCAGCTGCAGAAGAAGGAAGCAGAGCTTGAAATGCTGCAGTCGCAGATTAACCCTCATTTCTTGTACAATACGCTGTCCTCTATTAATCAGCTGGCGAAATTCGGTGAGATGGAGAAGCTTCAGAGCATGGTTGTACAGTTAGCGCAATTCTATCGTCTTACACTGAACTCAGGGAAGACGATGATTCCAATCGCAGCAGAGATCGATCAAGCGATGGCTTATGTGGACATCCAGAAGGTGAAGTATGGTCGGCGTATGGAAGTAAGCTTTGATATTGATACCGATATATGGCCCTATGAGACAGTGAAGCTTATTTTGCAGCCTTTTATTGAGAATGTACTGAAGCATGCCTGGAGTGGGGACCGCATTCATATACGCATCTCTGTCATGAAGGAAGGGAACTCGATCGTATACCGGATCATTGATGACGGTCTTGGGATGAAGGCGGAGCGGATTAATGAAATATTTGATCCCCGAGATGATAGTCATGTCGGCTGCGGCATCCGGAATATCGATCAACGGGTGAAGCTGCATTATGGCAATGAATACGGGGTATCCATCTTCAGCCGGGTAGGCATCGGTACTTCCGTGCAAATCCGCATACCGGCAAGAAAGCGGAAGCTGAGGGAGAGAAGCGAAGATTAG
- a CDS encoding GNAT family N-acetyltransferase, protein MQFVTKRLIIREFKLEDTADVHKYASDPFVTKHMIWGPNTEEETKEYIEMVIGQQRQMVRQDFEFAVVLQGTGELIGGCGLHISGSRQGEIGYCFNHPYWGQGYATEAAGEMLRFGFHQLGLHRVYATCRPDNLGSAKVMQKNRMKYEGHLREHLWHKGKWHDSFQYSLLESEFN, encoded by the coding sequence ATGCAATTTGTAACAAAACGGTTGATCATTAGGGAATTCAAGCTAGAGGATACAGCAGATGTTCACAAATATGCGTCGGACCCATTCGTAACAAAACATATGATCTGGGGTCCAAACACGGAGGAAGAGACGAAGGAATATATTGAAATGGTAATAGGACAGCAACGGCAAATGGTTCGTCAAGACTTCGAGTTTGCTGTAGTACTCCAGGGGACAGGAGAACTAATAGGGGGCTGCGGTCTCCACATCAGCGGATCCAGACAAGGGGAGATCGGGTACTGCTTCAACCATCCGTACTGGGGCCAGGGATATGCAACGGAAGCTGCGGGCGAGATGCTTCGTTTTGGGTTCCATCAACTGGGCCTTCACAGGGTTTATGCGACATGTCGGCCGGATAACCTGGGCTCCGCTAAGGTCATGCAGAAGAACCGGATGAAATACGAGGGACATTTGCGAGAGCATTTATGGCATAAGGGGAAATGGCATGACTCATTCCAATACTCCTTACTGGAGTCTGAATTCAACTAG
- a CDS encoding multidrug effflux MFS transporter, producing the protein MKKYAVPSLLLMIVLVAFPQISETIYTPSLPDISASLGVSNSSVQLTLSIYFIGFAIGVFCWGWLSDFIGRRPAMLGGLLVYGVGSLMCYYSGSIELLLVSRFIQAFGAATGSVITQTMLRESVSGEKRHAMFAQISAVIAFTPAVGPLIGGWIDQYLGFRAVFFALVIMSVLLFMYAFLRLPETTDVSTRTKVAVMPVIRRIVASPRVLVFGLLIGGINGVLFSYYAEAPFLFIEYFQMSPGVYGFLGIIVALASVIGAMISKRLLTKYAPEKIIHMGCLIMTGGALLLTGASSLSMLPDVVMLLSILIALFVMLLGSGIALPNCLSLALVSFHDVIGTAGAVFSLGYYLLVSLATWGMSLLHNGSLLTMPLYFLAISGMMWLLGRRYIVVK; encoded by the coding sequence ATGAAAAAATATGCAGTTCCATCTCTGTTATTAATGATTGTTCTTGTCGCTTTTCCACAGATTAGCGAGACCATCTACACACCGTCCCTGCCGGACATCTCGGCATCGCTCGGTGTCTCAAATAGTTCTGTACAATTAACACTAAGCATTTATTTTATCGGCTTTGCGATCGGCGTCTTCTGCTGGGGCTGGCTTTCCGATTTTATCGGTCGAAGACCGGCTATGCTCGGCGGACTGCTCGTATATGGGGTTGGAAGTCTGATGTGCTACTACTCAGGCTCTATCGAGTTGCTGCTGGTCAGCCGTTTCATCCAGGCCTTTGGAGCGGCCACGGGATCGGTCATTACCCAGACAATGCTGCGTGAGAGTGTATCTGGAGAGAAACGCCATGCTATGTTCGCACAAATATCTGCGGTCATCGCCTTCACTCCGGCAGTTGGGCCGTTGATCGGCGGCTGGATCGACCAGTATCTTGGCTTTCGAGCAGTATTCTTCGCTCTAGTCATAATGAGTGTTCTGCTGTTCATGTATGCTTTCTTGAGATTGCCGGAGACGACAGATGTATCCACCAGAACGAAGGTTGCCGTTATGCCGGTAATTCGGAGAATAGTGGCATCACCACGAGTACTCGTATTCGGGTTGCTCATTGGCGGTATCAACGGTGTTCTGTTCAGCTATTATGCTGAGGCTCCCTTTCTGTTCATCGAATATTTTCAAATGTCACCGGGAGTTTATGGCTTCCTAGGTATTATTGTCGCTTTGGCTTCCGTCATTGGCGCAATGATCTCCAAGAGACTATTAACCAAGTATGCACCGGAGAAAATTATCCATATGGGCTGCTTGATTATGACTGGCGGAGCACTTCTCCTAACAGGAGCTAGCAGCTTATCCATGCTACCGGATGTTGTGATGCTGCTTAGTATTTTAATTGCCTTATTTGTTATGCTACTCGGATCTGGTATTGCTCTGCCGAACTGTCTGAGCCTCGCTCTAGTCAGTTTCCACGACGTCATCGGCACGGCAGGTGCGGTATTTAGCCTGGGCTATTACCTATTGGTGAGCCTGGCAACCTGGGGCATGAGCCTGCTGCATAATGGTTCGCTGCTGACGATGCCGCTCTATTTTCTGGCAATCAGCGGCATGATGTGGCTGCTAGGTCGGAGATATATTGTTGTAAAATAA
- a CDS encoding carbohydrate ABC transporter permease yields MLKRISLSDKIVIVVIYVLLSLLAFTALYPFWNAIAVSLNVGVDTAKGGITFWPRQFTWENYEIILQDDRLITGFMISVARVIVGTVSSIFMTALLAFGMTRTYLIGRNYYMVFFIFTMYFSGGLIPTYLLNRSLGLMDTFLVFIIPSLISVWNMIIFRTFFKTLPAGLEESANIDGCSTWGVFFRIILPLSGPVIATLALLTAVGHWNDWFLPSIYITNEKLLPIQTILRQTLNANIVTGQSAVLDSASAALLQKTKQITSKSLTMAMMIVVTMPIILVYPFLQKYFVKGVLVGSLKE; encoded by the coding sequence ATGTTAAAAAGAATTAGCTTGAGCGATAAAATTGTAATTGTTGTGATCTATGTTTTGCTCAGTTTACTAGCCTTCACGGCACTGTATCCGTTCTGGAACGCGATCGCCGTATCGTTGAATGTAGGTGTAGATACTGCAAAGGGTGGAATCACGTTTTGGCCAAGACAGTTCACCTGGGAGAACTATGAAATCATTTTGCAAGATGATCGGCTCATCACTGGATTCATGATCTCTGTAGCTCGTGTCATTGTCGGAACAGTGAGCTCCATCTTTATGACGGCTCTTCTGGCCTTTGGAATGACCCGCACCTATCTGATCGGACGCAACTACTACATGGTGTTCTTTATCTTCACAATGTATTTCAGCGGGGGACTAATTCCAACCTATCTCTTGAACCGTTCGCTTGGTCTTATGGATACCTTCCTAGTGTTCATCATTCCATCCTTGATCAGTGTGTGGAATATGATTATATTCCGAACCTTCTTCAAGACTCTACCGGCAGGATTGGAAGAATCAGCGAATATTGACGGCTGTAGCACTTGGGGTGTATTCTTCCGGATTATTCTGCCTTTGTCAGGACCTGTCATCGCTACGCTGGCTTTGTTAACAGCAGTCGGGCATTGGAATGACTGGTTCCTGCCAAGCATTTACATCACCAACGAGAAGCTTCTGCCGATCCAGACAATTCTTCGACAAACCTTGAATGCCAATATTGTCACGGGACAGAGCGCTGTACTAGATAGCGCCTCGGCTGCCCTTCTTCAGAAGACAAAGCAAATCACTTCGAAATCGCTTACGATGGCGATGATGATCGTCGTAACGATGCCGATTATTCTTGTATATCCTTTCTTGCAGAAATATTTTGTCAAAGGCGTATTGGTTGGCTCACTGAAAGAGTAG